A stretch of the Perca fluviatilis chromosome 17, GENO_Pfluv_1.0, whole genome shotgun sequence genome encodes the following:
- the LOC120545308 gene encoding uncharacterized protein LOC120545308 isoform X2 — protein MGGSESKPRRDLKKHAASFIKKFDSSEHRMTQIVEEFRGITDEVRETQQTTDAFRTAGTFTAGVGIGLLVLAAPLTGGASLAAGAVGAAAAAGGGAVVAGANEKKTRKEIERKKKVEKLGKEFMKIVERMKNNLEKIKRRCEKLDQRSAQRQAEKTRADMEEFQRILRRVSEDRREGQIPHLADLCDRVVGDCEKMKKELKRFTEK, from the coding sequence ATGGGGGGTTCAGAGTCAAAACCAAGAAGAGACCTGAAAAAACATGCAGCTTCATTCATCAAAAAGTTTGACAGCAGTGAACACAGGATGACACAGATTGTAGAAGAGTTTAGGGGGATCACTGATGAAGTCAGAGAGACGCAGCAGACAACAGATGCATTCAGAACAGCAGGAACTTTTACTGCAGGAGTAGGAATAGGACTCCTGGTCCTTGCAGCTCCGCTCACTGGGGGGGCGAGTTTAGCAGCAGGAGCAGTaggagcagctgcagcagcaggaggaggagctgtGGTTGCTGgtgcaaatgaaaaaaaaacaaggaaagagATCGAACGTAAAAAGAAAGTAGAAAAGCTGGGGAAAGAGTTCATGAAGATTGTTGAACGGATGAAGAACAACCTGGAAAAAATAAAGAGGAGGTGTGAGAAGTTGGACCAAAGATCAGCTCAACGTCAGGCTGAAAAGACTCGGGCAGACATGGAGGAGTTTCAGAGGATTCTGAGACGAGTTTCTGAAGATAGACGAGAAGGACAAATCCCCCATTTGGCTGATCTGTGTGACAGAGTTGTTGGTGACTGTGAAAAGATGAAGAAAGAACTCAAACGCTTcacagaaaagtaa